Below is a window of Myxococcus guangdongensis DNA.
AGCTGACGAAGTCGCTCTCCGACGCGGGCGTCAGCGTGGACGGGCTGCAGGGTGACCTGGAGCAGTTCGAGCGAGACCGCGTCATGGCGAAGTTCCGCAACCTCAGCACGCGCGTGCTGGTGGCCACGGACGTGGCGGGGCGAGGCATCGACGTGGAGGCGCTCGACGCCGTCGTCAACTTCGACATGCCCTTCCAACCCGAGCCGTACGTGCACCGCATCGGCCGCACCGGCCGCGCGGGCCGCACCGGCCTCGCCATCGCGCTGGTGACGCCGCGCGACGAGCGCAAGGTGGAGGAGATCGAACAGGCCCTCGGCGTGAAGCTGGAGACGGGGGACCAAGCCGCGCTCGAGGAGACGTTCATGAAGCCCGGCGCGCTCGGCTCCGAGTGGGAGACGCTCTACATCTCCGCCGGTCGCAAGGACAAGATGCGGCCGGGCGACATCCTCGGCGCGCTGACGGGTGAGGCGGGCGGGTTCGCCGCGACGGACGTGGGCAAGATTGAAATCCAGGACCACATCGCCTACGTCGCCGTCGCCCGGCGCGTGTCCCGCATCGCCTTCCAGCGCTTGAGCGAGGGCCGCATCAAGGGCCGCAAGCACAAGATCGAACGCGTGAAGTAGCGCCGCTCACGGAGGCGGCGGGAGCCTGCGCACCTCGAAGTCGAACGCGCGCAGGTGCCCTCGCAGGAAGTCCGCGATGTAGCCCAGGTCCGCGGAGAAGGGCGCCGAGTCCAGGAGCGCGAGGGCCTCGTCCCGCTTCTCCAGCTCGCGATAGGCCTCTACTCGCAGCAGCCGATGCTCGTCCGAGTCCGAGACGACGAGCGAGGCCAGCACGTGCAGGTTGCTGAGCACCGCCCGCGTGCGCCTCCAGGGACTGCGCCACGATTCCCCCTGGTGATGGGGCGCGTTGCTCATCCACCACAGGTGCTGGCGCGCCTCCCACTCCCACGCGGGGGGCTGCAGCAGGTTCTCCCGCAGGACGAACTGGAGCTCCGCCTCGGACGGGTGCTCCAGCCTGGGCGCCTCCTTCCACTCGCGCGGGAGCAGCGAGCGCGTCGTCTGCACCGAGGTGGATTCCAACGAGACGCGCGCGCCCAGCTCCACCAGGCGCTTGGAGAGCCGTCCCGCCACGTCCTCGCTCCACGCGCCCAGCGACGCTGGGAGCTTGTCGAGCACTCGCCGGGCCTCCGTCGGCGACTTCCCCAGCTCGCGACTCAACAGGTGCATCACCTCGGCACGGCGCCCGCCGGCGTGGGCGAGCGTGACGCGGGTGGCGGGCTCCTCGTGAGGCACGGTGCGCTCCGTGAGTTCGCCCAGTGGGCGTGACTCACTCGCCCGGAACAGCTCTCGGCACGAAGCACAGCGGGAGAAGACCGGGACGCGCAGCGCCATCGGTGGGTCCTCCCACCAGCCATCCGTCCATACCGTCAGGCCCAGCGTGTTGAAGCTGGCGAGTGACCGGCGCCGGTGCGGCGCTCCACAGTGTGGACAGGCGACGACGTCGTCGGGGCCGGGCAGCATGGCCCCGAAGTCTACTTGCGCAGCAGCGTGCCCTCGAAGAAGAACGCCACGCACGCGGCCAGGATGAGCCACGTCCACAGCGGCACCGAGGGTCGGTCCTCGTCACCGCTGGACGCCTTCACCGTCTCCTCGCCGAAGTACGCGGTGAGCGTCTCCTGCGGCACGCGCGTCAAGTCGCTCTCGGCCGGCTCCAACGTCGCCGCGAAGGACAGCGCGGGCACCATCTTCCCGTCCGCGCCCAGCACCGAGTACGCCCCCGGCTCCAGCACGGGCCCCGCCACGAAGGCGCCATCCGTCTGCTCCTTCAGCGGCAGCTCCGAGCCGTCCGGGGCCTTCACCGCCGTCACCTTCTGCGAGCCCTCCGGACGCAGCGTCGCCAGCTCGCCCACGCGCACGCGCACCTCCTCGCGCTCCTCCAGTGAGCCGGTGAGGTACGCCGCGAAGCGCTGCATCAGCGGCAGGAAGCTGGTGCGGATGGCGAAGTCGCTCCAGTCGCGGTCCACCGTGCTGGTGAACAGCGCCACGCGGCCCTTGCCCTTGCGCATCACCGCGACCGCGGGCGCCCCGTCCTCGTACGTGGCCAGCACCTGGCTGGCGCCGGGGGACGTGGGGTTGTCCGCCTCCAGGAGCATGTAGCGGTAGAAGCGCGCGCCCACGAGGCCTTCCTCGGCGCGTCCGGTGAAGGGCGAGAAGAGCACGTGCTCCTGCTTCACCTGCGCCAGCCGCGCCGCCTTGGTCTCCGCCTCCGGGTCCGTGTCGCGCTCGGCGCTGGTGCGCAGCACGCGCAGCGGCCGGGGCAGCACCGCGCCCAACCGCTGGTTGTAGTCCTCCGTGTTCACCCGGTCGCCCATGCTGACGAACAGGCCGCCGCCGTTCTCCACGAAGGTGGACAGCCGCGCCGCCTCCTCCGCGTTCGGCGCCGCCACGTTGAGCAGCAGCACCAAATCGTAGGTGGAGAAGTCCTCGCGCAGCCCCACCTCCGCGTCGCGCACGGCCACCTCCACCGGAGAGCCCGGCGCCGTCAGCGCCGCGTCCACGAAGAAGGCCTCATCCCGGTATCGCGTCGCGTGCGGCGCGCCATTGACCACCAGCGCCTTGAGCGCGCGGGGCACCGGCAGCACGAAGGCCCGTCGGTCATCCTCCGCCAGCGCGTCCGGCGCGAGCGTCACCTGGCCCACCACCGTGCCACCTTGAGGGAAGCGCACCGTGAGCGCCTTCTGCGTGGTGCCACCGGCGGGCACGTCGACGAAGCCCTTGGCCAGCGTCGTCTCGCCCGT
It encodes the following:
- a CDS encoding BatA domain-containing protein produces the protein MTFGNPWMLLGALGALIPLLVHLFDRRRPRPHPFGPLAFVLRSQKRTASRLKLKRLLLYALRTLILLAIPFALARPELTRDAQAAQVVKGPAATAIILDASLSMRWSDGTSLFERGRDEARDALKDLLPEEPATVVVCTGSPASPPPPGFDRGRLRAIVDEAKPTYGGADLSRCMDLAARSLEENPMPAKRLVVVSDMAATAFRLEAPPPTVKGPTGAPVKPEVVLRDVAEGKETLANHAIVDLKVEPALQAGPRAFQFTFTVRNFGTEAVKDLEAAVRTGETTLAKGFVDVPAGGTTQKALTVRFPQGGTVVGQVTLAPDALAEDDRRAFVLPVPRALKALVVNGAPHATRYRDEAFFVDAALTAPGSPVEVAVRDAEVGLREDFSTYDLVLLLNVAAPNAEEAARLSTFVENGGGLFVSMGDRVNTEDYNQRLGAVLPRPLRVLRTSAERDTDPEAETKAARLAQVKQEHVLFSPFTGRAEEGLVGARFYRYMLLEADNPTSPGASQVLATYEDGAPAVAVMRKGKGRVALFTSTVDRDWSDFAIRTSFLPLMQRFAAYLTGSLEEREEVRVRVGELATLRPEGSQKVTAVKAPDGSELPLKEQTDGAFVAGPVLEPGAYSVLGADGKMVPALSFAATLEPAESDLTRVPQETLTAYFGEETVKASSGDEDRPSVPLWTWLILAACVAFFFEGTLLRK